Proteins found in one Mangifera indica cultivar Alphonso chromosome 15, CATAS_Mindica_2.1, whole genome shotgun sequence genomic segment:
- the LOC123198039 gene encoding UDP-glycosyltransferase 88A1-like, with protein sequence MESIVMYPSPAIGHMISMVELAKLILKHKPSVFIHIIIFDLPYNDGSTATYIDKVSATISSIIFHHLPTVTLPPSITSSTRHHEELTFEVLRVNNPNLHQALLSISKSYTVSAFILDCFCTTALSVTAKLNIPSFGFFTSGAGALAVLLYLPTIHKTITKNLKDIDTIIHIPGVPPIPSKGMPKPVLERENKAYQFFMDTSMKLSKSAGIIVNTFEKLESRSIKAMNDGLCVLDGSTPPIYSIGPLTTADDPSGGNGVDDNHDRPECLKWLDSQPPQSVVFLCFGSLGVFSEEQLKEIAIGLEKSGQRFIWVVRNPPSKNKMMAIPEQLDLDLDLILPEGFLDRTKERGLVLKSWAPQVKILNHDSVGGFVTHCGWNSVLEAVLAGVPMVAWPLYAEQKLNSVFMVEEMKIALPVKEFENGLVSSTEVEKRVRELMESEEGKCLRKQTMAMKNEGKAALNEGGSSLLALSNLFKSCNLQREF encoded by the coding sequence ATGGAGTCCATAGTTATGTACCCATCACCAGCCATTGGCCACATGATCTCCATGGTTGAGTTAGCCAAGCTCATCCTCAAACATAAGCCTTCAGTCTTCATTCACATCATCATCTTCGATTTACCCTACAACGATGGCTCTACAGCCACTTACATTGACAAAGTTTCAGCTACCATTTCTTCCATTATCTTCCACCATCTTCCCACGGTTACCCTTCCTCCATCAATCACCTCCTCCACTCGCCACCATGAGGAACTCACCTTCGAAGTTCTGCGGGTCAATAACCCTAATCTTCACCAAGCCCTCCTGTCTATCTCCAAAAGCTACACCGTTTCAGCTTTTATTTTAGACTGCTTCTGCACTACTGCTCTCTCTGTCACTGCTAAGCTCAACATACCTTCTTTCGGATTCTTCACTTCTGGTGCTGGTGCTTTGGCTGTGCTTCTGTATCTTCCCACAATACACAAAACCATCACCAAAAACCTTAAAGATATCGATACTATTATTCACATCCCTGGTGTGCCGCCGATTCCTTCCAAGGGAATGCCAAAACCAGTGCTTGAACGTGAAAACAAGGCCTATCAGTTCTTTATGGACACCTCGATGAAGTTGTCAAAGTCAGCAGGAATTATAGTAAACACTTTTGAAAAGCTAGAATCTAGAAGTATCAAAGCAATGAATGATGGACTATGCGTGCTGGATGGCTCCACCCCACCGATTTACTCCATCGGACCATTAACCACAGCTGATGATCCAAGCGGCGGCAATGGTGTAGATGACAATCATGATAGGCCCGAGTGTTTGAAATGGCTCGACTCACAGCCTCCCCAAAGCGTAGTTTTTCTATGTTTTGGTAGCCTGGGAGTATTCTCCGAGGAACAGTTGAAGGAAATTGCTATTGGGTTGGAGAAAAGTGGGCAAAGGTTCATCTGGGTGGTGAGGAATCCACCTTCTAAGAACAAAATGATGGCCATTCCGGAGCAATTAGACCTAGATTTAGATTTGATTCTTCCAGAAGGTTTCTTGGATCGTACGAAGGAAAGAGGATTAGTTCTCAAGTCTTGGGCTCCACAAGTGAAGATTTTGAATCACGATTCGGTGGGTGGGTTTGTGACACACTGCGGGTGGAACTCGGTGCTTGAAGCAGTGCTTGCTGGTGTACCAATGGTGGCATGGCCTCTGTATGCTGAGCAAAAACTGAATAGCGTATTCATGGTGGAGGAAATGAAAATCGCTTTACCAGTGAAGGAGTTTGAGAACGGGCTTGTAAGTTCAACTGAGGTGGAGAAGCGAGTTAGAGAGTTGATGGAGTCGGAGGAAGGAAAGTGTTTGAGGAAACAAACCATGGCAATGAAAAACGAAGGAAAAGCTGCACTGAACGAGGGCGGGTCCTCTTTACTTGCCTTGTCCAATTTGTTCAAGTCATGCAATTTACAAAGAGAGTTCTAA